CTAGCTCAAAAGCTGGTCTTTCCCAAGAATACGGAGTTCCCGATTCCCGTAGCTTGTCCCAACAATATGGGGCTCCTATTGCTCGCAACACAATTTCCACAGAATACGGGGCTCCATCTGGTTACTCTCAAGATAGGAATATTGCTAATACTCGTCTGTCTCAAGAATATGGTACACCACAATTAAGATCCGCTTCTCAGGACTATAAAACCATTGGAGATTTGCCATCAGATTCTTATGGAACTCCTCTTCAAAGATCTCCTTCCAACTTGTATGAACAACCTGAGTTTCGTTCCACTCCTTCTGATGAATATGGCGTACCATCTCAAAGAAGTTTTGAACAATCTCCTTCTCAAAAATATGGTCAACCCAGCTCAAGGAAAACACAAAACTTTAACTCATATTCTCAAGCTAACTCTTTCCCTTCGACCAGGCAAAATAAACATTCCACTGTATCAAGGAATTTCCAATCTTCATCTTACTCCAAAACATCACCTCAAACTTTTGGTTCATCCCGTTCCATTTCAACTCAATACGGAACACCGAGTACAAGGAACATTGATTCTTACTCCCCAGCCTCAAAGTCTATTTCCAAATCCTATCTTCCAAGCTCAAGGACGGTCTCGCAGAGTTATGGTGTACCAAATGAAAGAAGTCTTTCAACTGAATATGGAGCGCCTGAAGCTAGAACTAATCTTAATACAAATGCTTACACTTCTTCTTATGACGCAGCTTCTCTTACTAGGTGAATACATATTCTACACTTCGATAatcatcaataaattattaatatcagaTTTACTTGACTGtaactatttcttatttctaaATGTAGGTCATCCCCATCACATAACTACGATGTCGCTGCTGCTAGGGATTCAATGCCCTCTGATAACTACGGAGTACCTGAACAATACAATGCGGTTTCCAATCAAGGATACAACTATGCCAGAAATGCACTTGATGAACTCTTAAACCAGGTAAGTCAAAgacatatttatagaattacTCTATTgctaaaaacaacaacaaaggGCTCCTTCCTTTGAAAAGAAGAAAAGTTCCAAgcctggaacatattccattaaatacaatataggCAAAATTCACACGTCCAATCATTAACACTTATCTACGCGTATAAAGGAATTATAATATTCACAGAATATTATCAAAACATATGAGTCAACTCACACCAATTTGATTCAACATTCCGATTTATTTCTTTCCATAGGAACCAGCCAACTACGACTTTGGTTACAAAGTCAGTGACGTAGAAAGTGGAAGCGATTTCGGACACACGGAGTCAAGGCAAGATAATAAAGCTGAGGGATCATACTTTGTTGTTCTACCTGATGGCACGAAGCAGGTTAGTTGTACACGGAAACAGCATTTACTATAATCAAGAAAAGTCTATTTCGCCGATGTTTTTGCTGATTGTTCTTGGAAGAATCTATAATTTGGACCAAAATTTCCTTTAATTCTGATCTCGAAAATTATAGTTCAAAATAACTTGTAgcttatatgaataatttaatgttcTAAACATAGTATTTCCTTCTGGAACGAATAATTGACTAAGCGATCGTCATTTAAATCAGCTGCGATATTACTATCGTAAAGAATGTATTTCGCTTCTTATAttcttgaattttaattttcttatataaatttgattaactGCTGactatatattgataaaattaatacgaaGATATCCTTCCAATTAACGTCCTCCTTAGCATTTAAACGATGCTAGATTTCAAGTCAATCAGACACGTAGTTTTGGAGATCTCCTGATATGTTTTAATTCGCTTATATATGTAGGCGAAGATTAAAGCTCAACAAAGACTAAGTTTTctgaataattcaaaatattctgtTTGCTTTCTTCCAGACTGTCGAATATGAAGCTGATGAACGTGGCTTCAAGCCTAGGATCTCAGTTGAACCGGCGGCTGGATATGATGACAACGCATCTGATCTCGCCCGCTCTGGTGATGGACCTTATTAGAAGGGAAAATAAACGAAATTcgctaaatgttattttgacttTATGACGTTTCAGATCTATGTGATTAACGTTTTCGTCTTAAAGAGGCTATTAGATTACAATCTTCCTATCATAATCATATTCATTTTATCATCAATGTTTCTTCTCTCCTTTTTTTTTGTGACGAATTgtcgttttttgtttttgtccatatttcttttttaaataggtgTGTATCTGTCACCAGGTCAttcttaataattgtatttgaactCTTTTGACGAAAACTGTTTATAGGaatactcatttatttattttttatagcaaattgaaaaatgtataaaaaaaaattatgttaccTCATAGTTAGTTAATTAGCTTGTCTGTAGTGTGATATTTTAGtcgctaataaatatttttttattaaaaataaaatgtctttttttacCCTAATCAATCAAAAACTCAAAACTAATTCACTGACAACATACAAAACGTACctactatattcattatattgttGAGTATAGAGTACTGAGTATAGAGTATATATAGTtgctgtattataaaattttaatattaaatttagatattaaaTTTGACCAAACAAATAACTAACTTAAATAAAAGaagttgttaaatatattgttactattttattatgaagaaaCAAAGAACTTCTCGTTTTGTTAATGTACTGTGATGCAAatgtattcatcatcatcatcatcatcattaatatattcttaattggCTGCAAATATCAACCTAAgatacttgaactccaaaatGTCGCAAATAATCGCGCAGCTCTTGATCGTGTGCCTTTTGCATAAGGTAAAAAGGTGTTCACatttaaataagttacatttttatattttatttactcaagcattattaactaataattacctatagttagaaagaagatataTATTAAGACCAAAAATTCATCCCTCAGGTACACCAACGATTGTTTATACTCACAACAATTAAATTCACATTCGTATCCACCAATGTGAACaaactattaataatgtaataacataaataaaaagctttgaaaaaataatagcgTACTTCAAATCACAACTCTATGATAATCTAAAAAAGACTTGcattttatagttaaaaattcaataaatgttaagtaaataaaataaaatatatgtacatacatatatgttagaACTAAActaattgttcttttttaagGACCAAGGTTTACTTAATATCAAATCGAGTTTTATTTACCCTAAACATTCATTATGATGGTCGTTGAGCTCtcaaccaatatatatatatagatattttaacataagaattaatattattaattgctgaaatatatacaaatatgcactaaaactagttactgtataaatcttgaccgcgtggaatggtggcagcATAGCAAATAtagcaagaatgctaacagcatttccccgttgaatcgcaattccgatcctctgggcaaacgaaccagccctgtcgccggtggaggcaatgaggcagggcgttatacttttgatgaatctTTTTGCACCACCattccaagggccaagcgtttcgacaggaaatggaacaaaaaagtaatttgatataagacaTCAATATTtggatcttttttattatttgtaattagttttagttcatatttgtatatttttaagcaatttatgttattatttcttatgttaataataaataagatataaaaattgtgTGACTTTCAATAGAATTTATTAGGTACATAAACCATGGCGAGTCCCATAGTTTATGTACCTAATAAATTCAGAAAATTGtcgaattcttttttttaatttctatattatacTACTAATGCTACTGACGGGCTccttttactaattattttttttagcttAATTATCATATCTACTATAAcatcaaagatatattttagcCTCGTGTAAAGTCTAAACGCATTAATTTTTTTGAGGAGCAAAAAATacgtatatttgttttgtttaattaatacgGCATATTTTTTGTCAGAATGATAACTACGATTCTTCTTTACTTAATGAAGTATACTAAAGTAGggattattaatactataaatgttggatcactctgcatcttctaccgaatttttcacggggaatgtgctgaatttcaccttcggacatctcataaaaattcgaagtttttcccgcaccaccttgatgtccgaaaatccacaacagcgtgatttcttagacattttctgcctcgcacaaccactttgtggaaccagctttcgccggcggttttttcgaaccgatacgacttgggaaccttcaagaaaagagcctcctccttcaagaaaagagtactcctttcttaaaggccagcaacgtacctgcaagccccctggtgttgcagatgtccatgggcggtggtagtcactttccatcaggtgtgcCTCCAGcgcgtttgccacctatatcataaaaaaacactcTTAAGCGGATTGCACCTGAATGCACCACATCCAACAGACGAAGTAATAAACTTTAGTCATTCTTTACATCAAAGCCCCAGCAAACATGGCAACTTAGCCGTTACGTCACTTGTCACTGTATTTACACTGACTAAAACAGgctacaaaccggaacaaaacagtACTACGTAGCTGCTGACTGTTAAATATATGATGCGTGGGTTACACCACGTAAACACAGATGAATATCTATTGATGAAAAGTGAAAACCGAATTATATTCAACCATGTTAAACATACATAAAGTCGTACATACTCGTACAGGTACATATTAATATGGTATTGacagtatttaattattcacaattaaaaaaagatttattgtgaagtttacttgaaatttgaataaattaatttgattttatacaatACGGTTTTTATAGATATGCTAACCAACCAGCTCACAgcgagtgagccggtgtaaatACAGGCTCAAAGAacacaacatcttagctcccaaggtcgGGAGCGGATTGGCAATACAAAGAataagaaaaagtaaagtaacagcctgtaaatttcacactgctgggctaaagcctcctcttccattaaggagagggtttggaacataatattccaccacgctattccaatgcgggttggtggaatgcacattggcagaatttcgatgaaattagacacatgcaggtttcctcacgatgttttcctttatcgccgagcacgagatgaattataaacacaaattaagcacatacatatagtggtgcttgcctcggtttgaactagcaatcatctgttaagatgcacgctttctaaccactgggccatctcagctcaaatacAAGGAAGCGCCGTTGTCTGTCTGTGtctgaccacttaccgtcatcAAATTAGAAACATCTTCAAAATTGTTTGCCAGCGTGAATCCGACATCTTCGCATATTCTAATAGTTTCTTAGGATAATCTCTAATGTGACCTTAGATACACAAATAGGATATGAATCCGTGATCCATATCACGATATGTCTTCACACGCGGGGGCACGTGGACAGAGAGACCTGTAGAGTcgtgcaaataaatatataatcttctCTAACATTTTGTTTCGTTGATTTCAAATCAACTATCCGTATTGAATATAGTTCAATCATTCATCACAATCACAATCATatcattttttgtaaaataaaaacatcaatcgatttttttattactgtaaaatttgtttaaccaaaattattaacaaaccaattatccagtttttttttttaaataagatttttttacgaTTATTGGAATAACGTAATATTTGTTCACTATGATACAGTTAATCATTTTAGTGTTGAACAACTATATGACatatctacatataataatgcAAATAACCCGCCGACCGATCcatttggaacagcgtggtagattACGCTCTAAACCATGCTCGAAAATTAGAGCATGTTATATCATAATAGTAGCCATTAAcggcttgtaaatttcccactgcttggctaaggcctcctctcttcctcaaagggagaggaggcacaTTCAACCACggtgctccaatgcgggttggtgggatacacatgtgttagaatttcgttgaaattaatcaCATACAGGCTAcctcactatgtttttctttacagtcgaggacgagatgaattataaacacaaattaagcatatgaatatttaatagtgcttgcctgggcttgaactcgtaatcatcggctataatcacgcgttctaaccactgggtcatctcggctcttttatAAGAACTCCTAATTAGTCCCAAATAATAAGTGACAGCTCAATTCATTCGCTGTTCCAAAGTCTCGCCTTGAAAGCTCCTCTATTATGTCGCTAATGATCGGTAATTTTTCATCCCCTACTATCATTACTAAGTCACTATAAAAGCGTTTCGAAGTAGGACATGTGTATCATTCACATTGTCACTTGTTGCATCTCTTGATCTAATCTTATCTGGTACTAAGATGATGGTGAGTTACGTAACATTATACATTAGTTAGTAAGACTAACTGCTATGTTTCTTGAaggttttatgtaatatataaaatcaaaatacactgtGTTCAAgtcggcttttacaagcacttttaaattgtcattttacaaactatattaccGAAGTTACGTTCGGAATGTAGAATCTATCAAGAAAAACCGACatgaaacttagtagttacccttttcaacatttaaatttcaactctataatagttaaatacgcctggaagtcaataagtCTTATAGCTCtaagattttattatctgtttaagcttgtattcaataatatgattttttcatgaattaaattgattataaagtatattgtttatttaatttttcttttattaattaaataagctaattaaatctatttaaaaaaaaataagtagacTAAAGAATCGGTTCAATTTCATTAGTTAATTTTTCATACAGTGTGacaagatatttaattaatatttatagtgaaattattaaaaaatactaaaaaatgttttctgtaTCAATAGTGTGGTGCAGGTGCTAGGAACATAATTCCTGGATATATCTAACCTATATTCCACAGTGAACTGGTGCGATCCAACACTGAATGAAACTTGGcacatttcattcaaatccattcagtctTGGCGTTTTTGACTAACATCTGTCGATCaaaactttcgaatttataatactagtaacATATACTTgggtaattaaaaaatttgggtcaaaagaaaagaataaaaattctagattttgaaatttaatctaTGTATCTTTTATAAGTGATTTATTTCATTCCCTTCATTTCAGTCCATATATATCGTTGTGGCTGTAGCAGCCTTCGTGGCGGCGGAACCTCCCGTTTCTAAAAGGTAAACAGTGACCTCTACATTTCTAAATGGATTTAATTATactcaaatataacaataatacatacatatatgtcgaattcattaaattctttttttaaagttgtttaaaatgggtattacagatataaaaatCTTCTATTCGTCATATATTACTCCTATTAGGGTCttaagtgtaattttttttttcgtgtctAGCTACCTCCCACCCTCGCCAGCCAATCGTAACAATGGATATCCCCAAGGACCAGCTGGTTTCGCAGGGGCTCCCCAGGTGATCGCAGCTAGATCACGCGATCAGGGTTTTGGTCATGGTGGAAATGGAGTTGCTAGGtaagtcaaatttaataaaaaattaaagactttataaaatgtaaatatgagacaacatcacatacccgtatagtacgacacaacttagatgtagcatcggcaaaattcgtaaaaccgaacacatccgaattaagtacgctatcccaaattatcaatatttatttctcacgcgaatatgatctttacacaaacgtaaataacttgtaatatcatatgacgtaatatattcgtcaatttgacgcgtcgatttacatgcacttgtttccTCTGACGattgaatctatagcgacgaatagcgtcgaatggcgcgatagggagctatttctattggttgtgtaaatcggcagtaatcggttttattttgattccattgcattttccgatgctacatctaatttgtgttttactatacattactctgatcccaatgtatgtatctaaagcacttgtgctatggaaaatcagaagtaacgacggtaacacaaacacagacctaagacgacatagaaaactaatgataatctatatcgactcagccgggaatgtaacccaggacctcggagtggcgtatccatgaaaaccggtgttcacaccactcgaccacggaggtcgtcgttgtaaaatattacataaaaatttatttttgcaattattttatagatgaacATTTATAAGTTTTAGGACTGCAATTAGACAATTTTCATGTTACAGAAGCAGTCTCCACGACCAAAGCGCGCAAGCCAGGCTTACTCACTCCCAGGGCTACGATGAGAACGCGGCTGCTTTCGCCAGAAACGCCATTGATGTCAATTCGGTAAGGAACAAAAAATGTGTCGGTTTTTCATAGTCATAAATTTCGTTTTATCTGTAcagatatgatatgataatgaTACAGGAAATAATGTACAGTAACGTCACCCAGTGGTGAAGTATAGTAAAGTTAATAGTATGCAAAGCCATGAAAATgcataataactttataaaaatcttgCTTAACATTTATATgctactagtagtcgcccgcggcttcgctcgttgtttagttcaagtttgcttcataccaaatttcatcaaagccCATCAGCAGTTTGGTCATGAAATATGTTACCGCCAGTTATGTGTTTTGCATCAATAACTCGTATGAgctttaaaaattaacttactGAATGCACCTTATTCTTTTAAACTTACTACtacctgagctgagatggcccagaggttagaacgcgtgcatcttaaccgatgattgcgggttcaaatccaggcaagcaccactatatgtatgtgcttaatttgtgtttataattcatctcttgctcagcggtgaaggaaaaccatCTTcttagtggaagaggaggccttatcctttactttactttactactactacCAAATTAAAAGACTAAAGCTGAAAAATAAGACAGCTTCAATCATAGGAACGTTTTATTAATCGTAgtttaattcaaatatgttttaatattgattaaccTACAATACATTTAAGGGCTACAGGACTACATATAGTCACCTATcctatataaatactttatatgttttttaactaaaaataaataaatacatatatcaaagaAATGCATACAcatacagtattttttataaaacttcttgccggtttttcccagtagaatctactttcagaaccggtggtagcttcacttaattgttaaatgtcgattcaaaagtgcttataaaagcctacttgaataaagtttattttgatttgatttgatttgttacttatttcattatttatttggagcaccaaaaatagtttttacacaAAATTCTTTGCACAGGAACCAGCGAACTACAACTTTGGATACATGGTCAATGACTTTAACGAAGGCACTGACTTCGGACACCATGAGGAGAGGCTAGAGGAGAGGGCGCAAGGGCAGTACCACGTGGTCTTGCCTGATGGTAGGAAGCAGGTAAATTGGATTCTACGATTTTAATCATGATTCATAATTCAAATATGTGTCTGCGGATTTAATACTTTGGATTGGAGTTTGGATACTGAGTTTCAGATTTGCAgattataactaatatttaaaaaataagttttaattgaaGTAGCTAATATAACGGCagaattttcatttcaaaatatgcAGAAGCTTTTTCGTAAGGCGCCGCTGTAAAATGCCAGTCATATTGGTAGCTTTATAGGTCTGCGCTTTAGATGACCAAGGGAGttgttaataatttcataagtaATAGAGACTtcgttacatattataaagcaaagtaaaggactttgtctgtctgtcggaaTAGAAGGTTTATGTGTATAACTCATTAAGATTATCTGTAAATTAGCTGAAACAAAAAGATGATTGTTAAATATGTAGCAAAAAATCTTTTCATCTGTACTACCTATTATTCGTCTGAAAAAAGCGGGACAGATAGCCGGTCTAATACAAAAAGGATTACATTGAAATGCCATTTTCAAAAACACAATACAAGAAattaataccaaaaatataatttaaaaaatattgttacagaCAGTCAATTATGAAGCTGATGAACATGGCTTCAAGCCTCAAGTCTCATACCAAGACACCGAAGACCTGACCCGTTCCAACGGCTACGATTTGAACCCCCGTAGCCATGGCAACGGTTTCAACGGCGGCCATCTTGATCACGAGTCGCACTATTGACTAAAACTCggacttatattttttttacaaatccttttaaacttgtattaatttttattaggattatttataaaattattttaattttgacctcgatgtatttaatgaattaataaaggtttatttctctaatctttttgttttttttttttcaatataaatttaacaaaattactctgatctcaatgtaagtagctaaagcatttgtgttatggaaaatcagatgtaacgacagtaccactactataaaagatattatttttaaaata
This DNA window, taken from Vanessa cardui chromosome 26, ilVanCard2.1, whole genome shotgun sequence, encodes the following:
- the LOC124540801 gene encoding pro-resilin-like: MRVFVFVTLLAYAVAEPPVGKGYASARSSYNPPNDYQRSISQEYGVPEFGSSQARSQSLSSYVPSSRSLSQEYGLPARSSPSQEYGSLARSSPSQEYGTPNLRSGISQEYGPPSSKAGLSQEYGVPDSRSLSQQYGAPIARNTISTEYGAPSGYSQDRNIANTRLSQEYGTPQLRSASQDYKTIGDLPSDSYGTPLQRSPSNLYEQPEFRSTPSDEYGVPSQRSFEQSPSQKYGQPSSRKTQNFNSYSQANSFPSTRQNKHSTVSRNFQSSSYSKTSPQTFGSSRSISTQYGTPSTRNIDSYSPASKSISKSYLPSSRTVSQSYGVPNERSLSTEYGAPEARTNLNTNAYTSSYDAASLTRSSPSHNYDVAAARDSMPSDNYGVPEQYNAVSNQGYNYARNALDELLNQEPANYDFGYKVSDVESGSDFGHTESRQDNKAEGSYFVVLPDGTKQTVEYEADERGFKPRISVEPAAGYDDNASDLARSGDGPY
- the LOC124540672 gene encoding pro-resilin-like, which translates into the protein MMSIYIVVAVAAFVAAEPPVSKSYLPPSPANRNNGYPQGPAGFAGAPQVIAARSRDQGFGHGGNGVARSSLHDQSAQARLTHSQGYDENAAAFARNAIDVNSEPANYNFGYMVNDFNEGTDFGHHEERLEERAQGQYHVVLPDGRKQTVNYEADEHGFKPQVSYQDTEDLTRSNGYDLNPRSHGNGFNGGHLDHESHY